The Corynebacterium occultum sequence GGAGGCACCCTCGAAGGTGAAGCCGCCGACCTCAGCCTTGAGGACGGTCGCCAGGATGTCACCGAAGGGAACGTCGGTGGTGTGCGGGCCGTGCCAGGAACCCCAGCAGATGTGCAGACGGGTCTGCTCCTTGGGCAGGCCCTTGACGGCGCGGTTGATGGCGTCGATGCGGATGGAGAGCCACTCGTTGTAGTCCTCCACGGTGGGCTCCGGGTTGATCTGGTCCCAGGCCTCAGCCAGGTCCGGGGCATCGATCTGCACGGTCAGGCCGGCATCGGTGATGGCCTTGTACTCGTGGTGCAGGGCATCAGCGCAGGCGTAGACCAGCTCGGTCTCGGTCTCGTAGAACTCATTCTTCAGACGTGCCGCGGAGCCCGGGGAGATGGCGGCGACGAAACCACCGGCGGTGTGGTTGTTGTTCTTCAGTGCATCGGCGAGCAGCTTGACGTCGGTGTCGACTTCCTGCTGGCCGATGTAGGTGACCGGGCCGGTGAACTTGGGGTTGCCGACCTTGGCGCGGCCGGTGAAAATGCCGGAGTCCGGGTCATTGTAGGCAGCGTCGAACTTGACGCGGTCGCGACGGTCGACGAAGGAGGTCAGCTGGATGTTGCCCGGGGAGGAGCGCTTGATCTCAGCGGAATCCCAACGGTCTTCATTGGTCATGGTCAGTCCGCCCAGGCGGGTGAAGGTGTAGTTCCACCAGGCACCGTAGTCGATGGCGCCGGAGGTGATGTGGCCATACTCGCCCTCGTTGATGATGTCCAGGCCGAGCTCGATCTGGCGCTTGACGACATCGTCGACGGACTTCTCGAGGATCTCGAAGAAACGCTCATCCTCGATCTCGCCATTGGCGCGCTTGAGGTTGGCGTCGAGCAGTTCGGGGGTGCGCGGCAGCGAACCCACGTGAGTGGTGCGGATGTGATCGGTCAAGATGCTCCCTTTCGGTCGGTATGTACGCAGCCTGCTTGCACTTCGTTCCCGGGGCTCCGGACGGCTTGATCTAGACTGTGTGGTCTATAGTACCGATACCGACCCGACATCGCCTGCCTTACCCCTCACCCCGGGGATTCCGGACTCCCCCACCCCCTGGCTGAACCGCACGGTATACCAGGCAGGACTGCCCGCCGCCGGGAAAGCCGGGGGCGGGCAGTGCCTGGTGGGCGGGGAGCGTCGATAAGCGTCTGTCTAACCGAGGATTCCCGGGCCCAGGGTCGCCTTGAGATCACCCATCAGGGAAGCGGAGCGCTTCACCCGCAGATGCTCGCCGAGGATCATCACGGTGGATTCCTCCCCGTTGACCAGGTTCAGGTAGACCTCGGAATCACCGTTATTGGCCACCAGCACATCCTTGAGCTTCTTGATGTTGCCCGGGGTGCACTGGTCGGTGCGCATGGACAGCCGCAGCGGCAGGCCCGCACCATGGCCCGGGCCCAGCTCGGGGATCCGCATGTCATCACAGAAAAGGCTCATCCGGTCATCCCGGATGGAGACATGGGCCTTGGCCAGGATGATGTTGTCCTCCACGATCTGGGAGGAGACCAGGGCATAGACCTTGTTGAAGACCAGCAGTTCCACCGAGGCGCCGTTGTGGTCCTCCACCGTGACGATCGCCCAGGGGGAACCGTCCTTCTTGGAGAAGCGACGGTCCACGCCGGAGATGATGCCACCGATGGTCACCTCGGCACCGTGACGCAGTTCCCCGCCGAGGATGGTGGTCAGGGCGGTGTCGGTCTGCATGTTCAGTGCCTCCTCGAAACCGTCGAGGGGGTGGCCGGAAACATAGAGACCGAGCATCTCACGCTCCAGGGCGAGCTCATGCTTAAGATCCCACTTCTCATCCGGGATGGTCAGTGCGAAGGCGTTATTGGCCACCTCGGCGGATTCCCCACCGAGGGCGGCGAAGAGATCGAACTGCCCCTTGTCGGCAGCCTTCTTGGTGGTGATCACCGAGTCCACCGCATCCTCATGGATGAGCATCAGGCCCTTGCGGGGGTGCTCCAGGGAGTCGAAGGCACCGGCCTTGATCAGCGATTCGGTGATGCGCTTATTGCAGGGCAGGGTGTCGATCTTGTCCAGGTAGTCGGAGAAGTCCTTGAACCTCCCCTTCTCCTTCCTGCTGGCCACGATCGATTCCACCACTTCGGAGCCGACGTTACGGATCGAACCCAGGCCGAAGCGGATGTCCTCGCCCACGGCCATGAAGTCATTGTAGGACTCGTTGATGTCCGGAGAGAGCACCTTGATGCCCAGGTGGCGACAGTCCGCGAGGTAAATTGCGGACTTGTCCTTCTTGTCCGAGACCGAGGTCAGCAGGGCCGCCATGTACTCCGGGGTGTAGTGCGTCTTGAGGTAGCCCGTCCAGAAGGAGACCAGGCCATAACCGGCGGCGTGGGACTTGTTGAAGGCGTAACCGGCGAAGGGCAGGATCGTGTCCCACAGGGTCTTGATGGCCTCCTTGGAGAAGCCGTTGTCCTGCATGCCCCCCTCGAAGGCCACGAACTCCTTCTCCAGCACCTCCGGTTTCTTCTTACCCATGGCCTTACGGAAACCATCGGCCTGACCGGCGGTGTAGTTGGCCACCTTCTGGGAGATCTTCATGATCTGCTCCTGGTACACGATCAGACCATAGGTCTCACCCAGGATCTCCTTGAGCGGTTCCTCCAGCTCGGGGTGGATTGGTTCGATCGGCTTGCGGCCGTTCTTACGGTCCGCGTAGTTCAGGTGCGCGTTGACGCCCATCGGGCCGGGTCGGTACAGCGCCAGGGCGGCGACGATGTCATTGAAGCCGGTGGGCTGCATGCGCTTGAGCAGTTCCTGCATGCCGCCACCATCGAGCTGGAAGACACCCAGGGTGTCGCCGCGGCCCAGGAACCGGTAGGTCTCCTCATCGACGATGTCGAGGTTCTCCAGGTCGATCTCCTCGCCCCGGTTCATCCTGATGTTGTCGATGGCGTCACCGAGGACGGTGAGGTTACGCAGTCCCAGGAAGTCCATCTTCAGCAGGCCGATGGCCTCACAGGCCGGGTAATCCCAACCCGTGATCAGCGCACCGTCAGCGGGGCGCTTCCACATCGGGACATGGTCGAGCAGCGGCACCGAGGCCATGATCACCGCACAGGCGTGCACGCCGGCCTGGCGGACCACACCTTCCAGACCGCGGGCGGTCTCGTAGATCTTGGCCACGTCCGGGTCGGTCTCGATCAGGGCGCGGACATTCGCGGCCTCGCCGTAGCGCTCATGCCCAGGGTCGGTGATGCCGGAGAGCGAGATGTCCTTGGCCATGATCGGCGGCGGCAGTTCCTTGGTGATGCGGTCCGCCATCTGGTAGCCGGTCTGGCCGTACTGCACGCGGGCGGAGTCCTTGATCGCCTGCTTGGTCTTGACGGTGCCGAAGGTGATCACCTGGGCGATCTTGTCCTCTCCCCAGCGTTCCGCCGCGTAGCGGATCATCTCGCCGCGACGACGGTCATCGAAGTCGATGTCGATATCGGGTGCGGAGGGTCGTTCCGGGTTGAGGAAGCGCTCGAAGAGCAGGCCATGCTCGATGGGGTCGATATTGGTGATGGTCAGGGCGTAGGCCACCAGCGCGCCGGCCGCGGAACCACGGCCCGGACCGACCCGGATGCCGATGGAGCGGGCATGCCTGATGATCTCGGCGACGATGAGGAAGTAGGAGGGGTAGCCCTTCATGTCGATGACCTCGACCTCATACTCCGCGCGGTCAATGTACTCCTGGGGCACCTCCCCACCGTTGAAACGTTCCTTCAGTCCCTCCTTGACCTCATGCAGCAGCCAGGTGGTGGGGGTGTGTCCCTCAGGCACCTCCGCAACCGGCATGCGGTCATGGGGGTGCGACTCCCACATCTCGTCATAGGGCTGGACCCGCTCCGCGATCCAGAGGGTGTTGTCGCAGCCGTCCGGGACGGTGTCATCCCAGAGTTCCCGCATCTGCTCGGCGGTCTTGATGTAGTAGCCGGAACCGTCGAACTTGAAACGGTCCGGGTCGTTCAGGGTTTTACCGGTCTGCACACAGAGCATCGCCTCATGGGCCTTGGCCTGGGATTCCAGCACATAGTGACAGTCATTGGTCACCAGCGGGGGGAGGTTGAGTTTCTGCCCGATCTCCAGCAGTTCAGCACGCACCCGGTTCTCGATGTCGAGGCCGTGGTCCATCAGTTCCAGGAAGTAGTTGTCCCGGCCGTAGATGTCCTGCCACATCGCCGCAGCCTCCAGGGCCTGGTCGAACTGTCCCAGACGCAGGCGGGTCTGCACATCGCCGGAGGGGCAACCCGTGGTGGCGATGATGCCGTCGGCGTGCTCGGCGATCAACTCGGCGTCCATGCGGGGCCACTTGCCCAGCTGGCCCTCATAGGAGGCCATGGAGGAGAGGTAGAAAAGGTTGCGCAGGCCGGTGGCGTTCTCCGCGAGCATGGTCTGGTGGAGGTAGGCACCGGAGGCCGAGACATCATCCCGCTTCTGGTGGGGCTCACCCCAGCGCACCCGCTGCTTGTTGAAGCGCGACTCCGGTGCCAGGTAGGCCTCGATGCCGATGATCGGTTTGATGCCGGCCCCGGTCATCTTCCGGTAGAAGGCATCCGAGCCGAACATATTGCCGTGGTCGGTGATTCCCACCGCTGGCATCCCCTGCCGCGAGACCTCTTCCGCCAGCAAATCCACCTTGGCCATGCCGTCCAGCATGGAGAATTCGGTGTGATTGTGAAGATGTACGAAGGAGGATTTCTTGGCCATGCGGGCAAGTCTAGCCCGCACCTTCGACAAGGTAAATTACACCGCTGTCGCCCACTTCCGGCAGGAAGAAGCGCTTATCGACGCCGGGGTGGCCACGCCCACCTTCAGGCCCGAAGGTGAGTGGGGGCCAGGAACCGGGGCCTGCGGCACCGCGACACCCTCAGCCCCCGAACGCTATAGTGATGGGAGTCACTTTTCCTGATGACGTTTGGTGCGAAGCCATGGGCATCGTGGGCGGCGGCATCTGATATCGGAGCCAGATCAAGTGGTCGAACTCCCGACCAGGGATGGGATTAAACGTGGATCTCTTTGAATACCAGGCACGCTCACTTTTCGAGGATCACGGTGTCCCGGTGCTACCCGGGGTGGTGGCCACCACCCCGGCGGAAGCCGCGGCAGCAGCCGCCGAACTGGGAGGTAGCGTCGTGATCAAGGCCCAGGTCAAGATTGGTGGCCGCGGCAAGGCCGGGGGCATCAAGATGGCCCACAGTGCGGAGGAGGCCGCCAAGGTGGCTGCCGATATCCTGGGCATGGACATCAGGGGCCACCGGGTGGAGCAGGTGATGCTCGCCCCGGCCATGGACATCGCCGAGGAATTCTACTTCTCGGTACTACTGGATCGCGCGGAGCGTTCCTACCTGGCCATTTGTTCCATGTCGGGTGGGGTCGACATCGAGCAGCTGGCCGCGGAACAACCCGACGCCCTGGCACGGGTGGCGGTTGATCCCCTCCGGGGCATTGATGAAGCCAAGGCCCGGGAGATCGTGAAGGCAACCGGTTTCAAAGCAGACACCGCGGAAAAGATCATTCCGGTGCTGCAGCACATCTATGAGGTCTACCGGGAGGAGGATGCCACCCTGGTGGAGGTCAACCCCCTGGTGCTGAGCGCCAGGGGTGAGATCATCGCCCTGGATGCGAAGATCACCCTCGATGACAACGCAGACTTCCGCCACGAGAACTGGGGGGACATCGCTGAAATCGCAGATGGCCTGGGTCCCCTGGAACTCAAGGCCCGGGAGCATGACCTCAACTATGTCCGCCTGGCGGGAACGGTGGGGATCATCGGCAATGGGGCTGGCCTGGTGATGTCCACCCTCGACATCGTCGCTGAGGCAGGCCAGCGCCACGGTGGGCAGAAACCCGCCAACTTCCTCGATATCGGCGGCGGTGCCTCTGCGGAAAGCATGGCCGCCGGACTGGATGTCGTCTTAGGTGATGAGCAGGTCTGCAGTGTCCTGGTCAATGTCTTCGGAGGCATCACCGCCTGCGATGTGGTCGCCCGGGGCATCCGTGGGGCCCTGGAGGCTCTCGGGGACAACGCCACCAAGCCGATCGTGGTTCGCCTGGACGGCAATAATGTCGAACAGGGCCGGGCGATCCTCACGGATTATGCCCACCCCCTGCTCACGCTGGTCTCCAGCATGGATGAAGCCGCCGACAAGGCCGCCGAGCTCGCCCACCATACTTGAGTCAACACCGCACCTGAGTGAACACCGCACCCTAACCCAGCAACCTAATCCCAGGCACAGAAGAATGAGGTGTAGAAACCATGGCGATCTTCCTCGATGGAGACTCCCGGATCATCATCCAGGGCATCACCGGTTCAGAGGGCTCCGAACACGCCCACCGCATGCTGGCCTCCGGTGCCGAGGTGGTCGGTGGCACCAACCCGCGTAAGGCCGGGCAGACCATCACCATCCATGAACGCGAGCTCCCCGTCTTCGGTACCGTCGCCGAGGCAATGGCGGCCACGGGGGCGAATGTCTCGGTGATCTTCGTGCCCCCCGCCTTCACCAGGGATGCCGTAGTCGAAGCCGTCGATGCCAGGATGCCCCTGGTGGTCATCATCACTGAGGGGATGCCGGTCCGGGACACCGCCGAGGTCTGGGCCCACGCGAAGCAGGCGGGTGGTACCCGCATCATCGGGCCGAACTGCCCCGGCATCATCACCCCCGGGGTTTCCCTGGCGGGGATCATCCCGGCAACCATCACCGGCCCCGGACCCATCGGGTTGATCTCAAAGTCGGGCACCCTGACCTACCAGATGATGTACGAGTTGGCCGAGATCGGCATCTCCACCGCCATAGGCATCGGTGGTGACCCGATCATCGGCACCACCCACATCGACGCCCTGGCAGCTTTTGAAGCCGACCCTGACACCAGCGCCATCGTCATGATCGGGGAGATCGGCGGGGATGCCGAGGAAAGGGCCGCGGAATTCATCAAGGAGCAGGTGAGTAAACCGGTGGTCGCCTATGTCGCCGGATTCACCGCCCCGGAAGGCAAGACCATGGGACACGCCGGCGCCATCGTCACCGGCTCAGTCGGCACCGCCCGGGCCAAGAAGGAGGCCCTGGAGGCGGCCGGAGTGCAGGTGGGCACCACCCCCACCGACACCGCGGATCTGATGAAACGCGTTATTGCGGCGCTCTGACCTTCTTGCGGCGGGTCTCCCCCGCGCCCCGGAACCACAACGCTCTTTCCACCATGTCTCCCCGTAACCGCGGGAACTCCGGCTTCAGCACCTGCTGCCAACGATCCAGCAGCTCAAGATATTCATGATATTCAGTCGTTGACCAGTTGTTCCGCCGGAAACCCTCCCACCCGGCCTCCACCAGACCTGCAGCCACCGCTCCGTCCATCATCAGGTTCCGGTGCCCGGGGCGGCCTCCCCCACTGAAGTAGAGGTACTTGCTGAACACCGCAGCCCCCACGGTGGGGATCGCCGGGGTGCGAGCACCATGCAGGAGCCGGGTGTAGGCCGCCTCGGCGTCGAGAAGCGAGAGGCGGGAGGCAGCGCTGAGCAGGTCCGCGATACGTTCCGCATCATCGGAGATCCGTCGGATACGCCGACGGTTATTCCGGTTGGCCCGCCCTTCCGCCCAGGCCATGGAGTTCCACAGCAGCGTCAGGGCCCCCTCCCGGGATTCCCGGGCCCAGTCAGCCAGCTCAAAGAGCTGGGTACGGCTGATGTAGTCCCCCAAGATGCGGTGTTCGAAACCATTGCGCCGGAGTTCCTCCTCCATCGCCTCCCGGTTGACCCACACCCCCTGGTGGAAAATGTCAACGGAAGGATTGGCTCCAGTGAGCCACTCCACCAACCAGATCGGCGGATCCAGATTCCGCATGCTGTCCACACCCGCGAGGATACGTTTGATCCCCGAACTCCGCGACCCGCAGGGAAATAGGGGCTGAGTCCCTACCTGACAACCCACCATGCCAGGGCCGCGGGGCAGGATTCCACCCATGGTCTACGCGGTTTTCGCCTATCTGCGGTGGGGCTTCATACCCGACTTCTTCCCACCGCCCTTGACGTAGGCAGCGCAACCCGAGGCAGAAGGCCGGTTCTTTCCTCCAGATCAAGGAAAGAACCGGCCTTTGGTGTCACTCTCAGCCCCCTGGGGGCTGCTTCCTCAGGAGCTGAGATTCACGGGGCGTATCCCGAAGCGACCCCAGGATGCGTCGGGAGGAAGTACCTCCACGATCAGGACCGACTCATGTTCCGCGACAGCACGGAAAGCCTCCCCATCATCCCAGGCGACGATGGAGTTGATCTCCCGGGGTGCGGTGATGTCCCCGACCCCGGCGAGACTGTAGTCGATGCGGTCAAGCTCCCGGTTGAACACATCCTCCCGGGTCTCCCCCGACACCGGCTCCGGTAGTGAGATCGGAGGGGCAGAGAGCATGATCATGGCGTTGACCCGTCCCAGCCCAGCCAGCACCTCAGCGGCCACCGCAGGGGTGGCTGGCCCAGTGAAGGTGATCAACCCGAAACCCGGCTCATCAGCCGGGGCGGCAGCCAAGGAATCAGCGGCCCGACCCCGGTAGTCCGCCAGGGACTCCGAGACATCCTGGCCGAGCATGTCACCGTTGAGGCTCATCGGTTTTGCGGTCCGGTCCGAGAAGGAGAGCACCAGCAGCACCGCCACCAGACCAAGCACACAGATTATGGCGATGATCTTGCGCCACTTATCCACGCTCACCTCTGTATCCTCACTCACCCCCGCAGCACCTCGAGGGCATGCTTCAGATCATCCGGGTAGGGCGAGCTGATCTCCATCCAACGGCCACCCACCGGGTGATGAAAACCGAGGGTCTCGGCGTGCAGCCACTGACGGATCAGACCAAGGCGTTTGGCCAGCTCCGGATCTGAGCCGTACATCGGGTCGCCACAGCAGGGATGATTCAGGGAGGACATGTGAACGCGGATCTGATGGGTGCGGCCGGTCTCCAGATGAACCTTGAGCAGGGTGGCCTGACGGAATGCCTCGATGGTCTCGTAGTGGGTGACCGCCGGCTTGCCGTCAGAGGTCACCGCGAAACGCCAACCGGCGGAGGGGTGTCGGCCGATCGGGGCTTCAATGGTGCCGCTGAAAGGATCCGGGTGACCCTGCACCAGGGCATGGTAGGTCTTGAGCACCGTCCGCTCCCGGAAAGCCTGCTTGAGCACGGTATAACCGCGTTCCGAGGCGGCGACGACCATCGCACCTGAGGTGCCGACATCCAACCGGTGGACGATACCCTTGCGCTCCGGCGGGCCGGAGGTGGAGATCCGGAAACCGGCGGCAGCCAATCCGCCGATCACGGTCGGACCATCCCAGCCAACGGTCGGGTGGGCAGCCACACCCACCGGCTTATCCACCACGATCAGGTCATTGTCGGAGTAGAGGATGTCCATGCCCTCCACCGGTTCCACCTTGGGCACCAGGGGAACCTCCGGCTCCGGCAGGAGCACATCCAGCCAGGAACCGGCATTCAGGCGTTCGGATTTACCCACCGCAACACCATTGACCTCCACATCACCCGCGGTGGCCAACTCAGCTGCCACGGTGCGGGAGATACCGAGCAGCTTGGCCAGCGCGGCGTCGACACGCATGCCCTCCAAACCCTCGGGAACACTTAAAGTCCGGGAATCACGACTCATTATTTACCCCCTTCGGTGGTTACCACAGATTCGATGCTGCCATCCCCATCAGCCTCAGCCGCACGGGCCCTGGCATTCTCGCGGAATTCCTCAACAAACATGGCGATGATGAAGACCACCACGCCGACGGTGATCGCACTGTCGGCGATATTGAACACCGCGAAGTTCCCCACCGAGATGAAGTCCACGACATGGCCGAGAAAGAACTGTGGCTCCCGGAAGAGACGGTCGATGAGGTTTCCGGCGGCACCGCCGGCAATCAGTGCCAGGCCGAAACCGGTCCACCGGTCGGTGACCCGGGGCGAGTAGATCGCGACTCCGAGGATGAAGGCGATCTGGATGCAGGTGAACAGCCAGGTCGAGCCTTCCCCCATGGAGAAGGCCGCGCCGGGGTTGAACAGGAGGTAAAAGCGGAACCAGTCTCCGATGACATTGACCGGCACCCCCGGTTCCAGCCAGTTCAGCATGATGGTCTTTGTTATCTGATCGACTACCGCAATGACGATGACCACCAGGGCCATCATCGGGATATAGCTCCTACCTTTAGTTCGCACGGTTCCCATCTTCCACCATGAACACCTCAAAACTCCACCCGACCACCGGCACGG is a genomic window containing:
- a CDS encoding cobalamin-independent methionine synthase II family protein, producing the protein MLTDHIRTTHVGSLPRTPELLDANLKRANGEIEDERFFEILEKSVDDVVKRQIELGLDIINEGEYGHITSGAIDYGAWWNYTFTRLGGLTMTNEDRWDSAEIKRSSPGNIQLTSFVDRRDRVKFDAAYNDPDSGIFTGRAKVGNPKFTGPVTYIGQQEVDTDVKLLADALKNNNHTAGGFVAAISPGSAARLKNEFYETETELVYACADALHHEYKAITDAGLTVQIDAPDLAEAWDQINPEPTVEDYNEWLSIRIDAINRAVKGLPKEQTRLHICWGSWHGPHTTDVPFGDILATVLKAEVGGFTFEGASPRHAHEWRVWQEHKLPAGSLIYPGVISHSMNAVEHPRLVADRIIQFAEVVGPENVVASSDCGLGGRLHHQIAWAKLESLVEGARIASKELF
- the dnaE gene encoding DNA polymerase III subunit alpha, whose amino-acid sequence is MAKKSSFVHLHNHTEFSMLDGMAKVDLLAEEVSRQGMPAVGITDHGNMFGSDAFYRKMTGAGIKPIIGIEAYLAPESRFNKQRVRWGEPHQKRDDVSASGAYLHQTMLAENATGLRNLFYLSSMASYEGQLGKWPRMDAELIAEHADGIIATTGCPSGDVQTRLRLGQFDQALEAAAMWQDIYGRDNYFLELMDHGLDIENRVRAELLEIGQKLNLPPLVTNDCHYVLESQAKAHEAMLCVQTGKTLNDPDRFKFDGSGYYIKTAEQMRELWDDTVPDGCDNTLWIAERVQPYDEMWESHPHDRMPVAEVPEGHTPTTWLLHEVKEGLKERFNGGEVPQEYIDRAEYEVEVIDMKGYPSYFLIVAEIIRHARSIGIRVGPGRGSAAGALVAYALTITNIDPIEHGLLFERFLNPERPSAPDIDIDFDDRRRGEMIRYAAERWGEDKIAQVITFGTVKTKQAIKDSARVQYGQTGYQMADRITKELPPPIMAKDISLSGITDPGHERYGEAANVRALIETDPDVAKIYETARGLEGVVRQAGVHACAVIMASVPLLDHVPMWKRPADGALITGWDYPACEAIGLLKMDFLGLRNLTVLGDAIDNIRMNRGEEIDLENLDIVDEETYRFLGRGDTLGVFQLDGGGMQELLKRMQPTGFNDIVAALALYRPGPMGVNAHLNYADRKNGRKPIEPIHPELEEPLKEILGETYGLIVYQEQIMKISQKVANYTAGQADGFRKAMGKKKPEVLEKEFVAFEGGMQDNGFSKEAIKTLWDTILPFAGYAFNKSHAAGYGLVSFWTGYLKTHYTPEYMAALLTSVSDKKDKSAIYLADCRHLGIKVLSPDINESYNDFMAVGEDIRFGLGSIRNVGSEVVESIVASRKEKGRFKDFSDYLDKIDTLPCNKRITESLIKAGAFDSLEHPRKGLMLIHEDAVDSVITTKKAADKGQFDLFAALGGESAEVANNAFALTIPDEKWDLKHELALEREMLGLYVSGHPLDGFEEALNMQTDTALTTILGGELRHGAEVTIGGIISGVDRRFSKKDGSPWAIVTVEDHNGASVELLVFNKVYALVSSQIVEDNIILAKAHVSIRDDRMSLFCDDMRIPELGPGHGAGLPLRLSMRTDQCTPGNIKKLKDVLVANNGDSEVYLNLVNGEESTVMILGEHLRVKRSASLMGDLKATLGPGILG
- the sucC gene encoding ADP-forming succinate--CoA ligase subunit beta, which translates into the protein MDLFEYQARSLFEDHGVPVLPGVVATTPAEAAAAAAELGGSVVIKAQVKIGGRGKAGGIKMAHSAEEAAKVAADILGMDIRGHRVEQVMLAPAMDIAEEFYFSVLLDRAERSYLAICSMSGGVDIEQLAAEQPDALARVAVDPLRGIDEAKAREIVKATGFKADTAEKIIPVLQHIYEVYREEDATLVEVNPLVLSARGEIIALDAKITLDDNADFRHENWGDIAEIADGLGPLELKAREHDLNYVRLAGTVGIIGNGAGLVMSTLDIVAEAGQRHGGQKPANFLDIGGGASAESMAAGLDVVLGDEQVCSVLVNVFGGITACDVVARGIRGALEALGDNATKPIVVRLDGNNVEQGRAILTDYAHPLLTLVSSMDEAADKAAELAHHT
- the sucD gene encoding succinate--CoA ligase subunit alpha, with product MAIFLDGDSRIIIQGITGSEGSEHAHRMLASGAEVVGGTNPRKAGQTITIHERELPVFGTVAEAMAATGANVSVIFVPPAFTRDAVVEAVDARMPLVVIITEGMPVRDTAEVWAHAKQAGGTRIIGPNCPGIITPGVSLAGIIPATITGPGPIGLISKSGTLTYQMMYELAEIGISTAIGIGGDPIIGTTHIDALAAFEADPDTSAIVMIGEIGGDAEERAAEFIKEQVSKPVVAYVAGFTAPEGKTMGHAGAIVTGSVGTARAKKEALEAAGVQVGTTPTDTADLMKRVIAAL
- a CDS encoding 8-oxoguanine DNA glycosylase OGG fold protein — its product is MRNLDPPIWLVEWLTGANPSVDIFHQGVWVNREAMEEELRRNGFEHRILGDYISRTQLFELADWARESREGALTLLWNSMAWAEGRANRNNRRRIRRISDDAERIADLLSAASRLSLLDAEAAYTRLLHGARTPAIPTVGAAVFSKYLYFSGGGRPGHRNLMMDGAVAAGLVEAGWEGFRRNNWSTTEYHEYLELLDRWQQVLKPEFPRLRGDMVERALWFRGAGETRRKKVRAPQ
- a CDS encoding RluA family pseudouridine synthase; protein product: MSRDSRTLSVPEGLEGMRVDAALAKLLGISRTVAAELATAGDVEVNGVAVGKSERLNAGSWLDVLLPEPEVPLVPKVEPVEGMDILYSDNDLIVVDKPVGVAAHPTVGWDGPTVIGGLAAAGFRISTSGPPERKGIVHRLDVGTSGAMVVAASERGYTVLKQAFRERTVLKTYHALVQGHPDPFSGTIEAPIGRHPSAGWRFAVTSDGKPAVTHYETIEAFRQATLLKVHLETGRTHQIRVHMSSLNHPCCGDPMYGSDPELAKRLGLIRQWLHAETLGFHHPVGGRWMEISSPYPDDLKHALEVLRG
- the lspA gene encoding signal peptidase II — encoded protein: MGTVRTKGRSYIPMMALVVIVIAVVDQITKTIMLNWLEPGVPVNVIGDWFRFYLLFNPGAAFSMGEGSTWLFTCIQIAFILGVAIYSPRVTDRWTGFGLALIAGGAAGNLIDRLFREPQFFLGHVVDFISVGNFAVFNIADSAITVGVVVFIIAMFVEEFRENARARAAEADGDGSIESVVTTEGGK